The Megachile rotundata isolate GNS110a chromosome 4, iyMegRotu1, whole genome shotgun sequence region ttcaaatgtgcAGAAATGGAAACTTTATACACGTTATCTTTAGAATTTCGATGAACTTTCTGCTGAGAAATCGACGCAGTGTTCGAATGCACGGACGCGTTAAAAGCGTGGATAATCTTTCCTATTGGATACCGATAATGACTCTCGTTTAATGAAACTGGACGCGGTATCcgcattaaacaaaaatatgtattttttatttttggccCTTTTGTTTCGTGGGCGTACATTAACGCTTTCTTTCGAGACAAATCCATCTTCGACACGTCACGGTAAATTAACCTCGTCAAACTCGAGATCAGAGAAGCTTCAAGTTCCGATATGTGCATTaataattcatgaatttaaaagacTATTTGATAATCGTAACATCTGCACGCAATTAAAATGCAAACGCGCAAGTACGCCAGAACGTTTAAAAGTTTCTCCCGCTGGTTATCTTCCGTTCGAGCAAACTAGCGTTTCCCCAACAGGAAAAAAGTTGCGAGTTCACTGATTATACTTTTAAGGACACCGCGTGTAGCTTGCACATcgttaaaaaagaaactttGAACCAGTTTCCGAATGAACCAAATGGAAAACGCGTGCTTTGTTAACCAGATCTGAAAACTAACACCAGAACGTAAAAATAATGTTTTCCTCTGCATGCTTTTTCGGTTCCTTTGTATTCTGCTGCGATAAAACGTAACTCTGTGTTCATATACGGTCGAATATATTGTTTTTCAACAATCGACGTAAGGAACAAAAACAGAACGGTTCGATGGAAATTAACTTTACCTAACTGGGCTGTTTCCGGTCAGAAAGAGAATATGTGCAATACGAAGAAAATGGAGGACAGTTAATTTGTGATTATTAATGCCAAggataatattattaaacgcAAGTTATTTAGTAATTGCCTTATTCTTCTATTCATagttcaaataattaattcgtCATTAAACAAGAAATGTCCTCCTTTTCTAAAAACAAAAGAGTTTCTGTGACTTGAAAAAAGAAATCTAAGCGACacgtattatttttataataacttaTTTTGTCTGGTATTTTCCTAGAAAACATTTCCGGCACTTTACGTCGTTCAAATAGAAGTTGAAGATGATCTCTCCACCCGAAGCTCGCAGAAGCTGGCAACAATGGTAGCAATTTTTCCCGAAGAATCCCTTCAGGGCTCTCGAGCAGAAGCTGAGCAAAGTTGATTACTTTCCTGATCTCCGTCGCGAGCTTTTTCAAATCGATTGACGAAAGTGACACGTTCGCGTGGAAAGCGGACAGCGTTCTGTGTACGCGGTTTACCAAGGGTACACGCGTAGTCCCTTTTGTACCGTAGGGAGTCGTTTGCGTTGTTTCCGGCGTGTTCCGTAAACAGTCGGCTTCCATCCACCACAGGGACCATCGCGTAGTTTTACAAGGTTGAATTCACGAGTTGCTCGACTCGGAAACCGTTTGCTCGCCTCGGTGACGCGTTTCCTGTAACGCAGCGAGGTCTTGCGGTTGCCTCGAAGCTTTAGCTCGTCTCCGTGGCTTCCACGGGTCAACACGGTTCACCCCAACAACTTCAATCCGCTCTTCCGTCCCTCCTCTTATTTACGCACTCGAGTCTCCACGAGATTCTCCGCCCAACTATGCAAATATTTCCTGATGAATCTCGAATTTGCTTGGCGAACAAACACGGTGCATGTCGAgcagaacgcgtggtaaacagAGAATATTCATAACTAGGTAAAAGCATGCGGTTTCAGTGCCAAAATTATATTACTCTTTGGATCGTAAATCGGGTAACCGAATCCGTGTTCAAGCGTAAGGAATTAGATGCTCGAATCTCTCGCATAGACGCAAATGATCGAAATTTAATCGGGTAATTGGGTGTAAGTACCTGTAGTAGGTCCCTGACTCGTGTACTTATCGAAGCATAACGCTTTATCGAATTTCCGATAACGTTAGGCATTTTTATTTCCCGTTATTAAACTTCTGTCTTGCTTCTGTTGCGTAATGTAAAGTAAAATTTGAAGTTGCTATCAGAGAAGTTCGAGCTACATCGAGCATGGTTACACGGTCGAGAGAAGCTCCCTCGAGGCGATTTAAACCCGATAACCTGATCGAAAATATATGGGAAGAATGAAGCGATAATATCAGACGAGTCAGGCGGTACAAATTGGTTTTATTGTCCGCAATAATTGAACACTCGCTCGTGTCTCATTTTCGCGTCCCTCGAAGCAAAAGGTTTCTTCGCGCAAAATCACGAGCTTAGCGTAACCGAGCCTCGTAAATCCGAACATTCTTCGAAGTCCAGCGAGCGAATCGAACGCTCGACACTCGAGAAGAGCTCTCGAACGAAGATCCACGGCGTCTAAGGAACTAGGCTAGCGACGGCGTTTAATCGATGCCGGGCGAACGGCCTCGAAGATGTAATCTGCACGGTAGTCGAGTATAATGGCCCTCGTTGACCCGTAAAAAGTCCAATCTTCAATCGGTCTGACGCGAGAGCGCTCGCGTTCGAGTGCGACGATCCTCTTCGAAGCTCGGCTATCGGCCGCTCCCGTCGCGCGATCTCAAAAGCGTCTTTTCTTCTGTTCCAGATTTCCGTTGCGCCGAGAAAAACGGAGGAAAGGGAACAACAAGAAGAGACGATCGTAATCGCCGGTAACTCCCGTCTTCCGGATTATCGCGTCGCTGGAAGCACGATCGTCGACGGAATGACGACGAGCCCGTCCCTCGCATCGTCCTCGTCGACGCAACGAGCCTTCGTCTCTCTGTTTCGCGATAAAAACATCAGAAACGCGCATTTAACCGAATCGTCCTAAGGCGATCAGAGTATCGTGTCCCGAAGAGAACCTCGAGATTctaggaaaaaggaaaaaattccCAACCGTCTCCGTTCGCGATCGTTGCTGGATTTCAGGAGTCGTTCGACGCTGATCCTCCGCGTAAGAAGCTTCTCCGGCGCGAGAAAAAGAAGATTGACGACGCAACCGTTGAAGCGGAAGAAGATCTCGACCACAATGAACAGCACGGTAATGAGCACCACCAGCGTCATCGATTACGCTTGGAAAGTGAGTCAAGAGGACTCGACGATTCAGAACTGCGAGGCGGATCTGCCGATCGTCTCGCTGGTTAATCAGATCCTCTATTCCATCGTGTGCATCGTCGGCCTGCTGGGTAATACCCTGGTAATTTACGTGGTGCTGCGATTCTCGAACATGCAGACGGTCACCAACATGTACATCGTCAATCTCGCGATAGCCGACGAGTGTTTCCTGATCGGCATACCGTTCCTGGTCACCACGATGAGCCTGCGCGGCTGGATCTTCGGCAAGATCATGTGCAAGGCTTACATGACCACCACGAGTATCAACCAGTTCACCAGCAGCATCTTCCTCTTCATCATGAGCGCCGATCGCTACATCGCCGTGTGCCATCCGATCTCCTCCCCGAAGATACGCACGCCGTTCATCTCGAAAGTGGTCTCGCTGACCGCGTGGGTCACCAGCGTGCTCTTCATGATCCCCATATTCCTGTACGCGAACGCGATGGAGTCGGAGAGGGGTATCAACTGCAACATCTACTGGCCCACCGATCGGGGAGGTCACACCACCTTCACGCTATACACCTTCATTCTGGGCTTCGCCATTCCGCTGATCCTCATACTGATCTTCTACTTCCTGGTGATCAGGAAATTACAGACGGTGGGTCCCAAGAACAAGTCGAAAGAGAAGAAACGATCGCAACGCAAGGTGACCAAGTTGGTGCTGACGGTGATCACCGTCTACGTACTCTGCTGGCTACCCTATTGGCTGATGCAGGTGGCTCTGATCTACACGCCGCCCAAGCAGTGTCAGAGCAAAATCACCATCACCAGCTTCCTGCTGGCCGGCTTTCTCAGTTACAGCAACAGCGCCATGAACCCGATCCTCTACGCGTTCTTGAGCGACAACTTCAAGAAGAGCTTCCTGAAGGCGTGCACCTGCGCCGTCGGCAAGGACGTGAACGCCACTCTGCATATCGAGAACAGCGTGTTTCCGCGGAGGAACAAGGCAAACGCCGAGAGACTTCAAGCGAATCGACTGGCCGCTTCGGGACAATCCAGGCTGGAGCTCGAAGACGAGGATGCCGAGAGAGGACTGCTGATCAGCAAGACTTCCACGACCACGGTGACCATGACGTCACGATCGAACATCACTATAGGCAACGACTCGAAGGATCAACCGCAGCGGGAGAAGGATTCGATGAAGAACGGAGCACAGCTGACTCTGTTGACGCAGGTGTAGGGATCGCACCCGATCGATCAGGTCCTGATCGATTAGATCGAACCTCGGTTGACTCTCGATGAGGTCTCGCCGCGAGAGGTTTTTAACGTCGTCGATAGACCTCTGACAGGTCGACTTGAAAGTTTCTTAATGCCAGCGTCGTCGTCCATCGAATTTTTGCTACTTCCTCGTGAGTCTGCGGTGTTGAATTCCGGTCTATCGAACACGTCTTATTTCCTTCGAGCTCCTGGTTCGTTCACCGGTGTCGTACCTGATCTCGAAATCGTACCCAGGAGCGCGATCTCGATAATTATCGGAGAGACGAAACCGAAGCTTATTTGATCTTCGACGTGAAAAATGAGTCGAGGGGTCGTTTGACTCTGAACGAAGCTGCTGAGACGTATGGATACCTCGATGTTGACAAATGTACGATAACGAGGGGCACTTGTTCGACAGAAAGATCAGAGCGATCGACTTTTTTAAGAAGTCGGACGTCGCTGACCGGTCGTATTTTCTTAAGGAGCATTCTTCAAACGCtcgtatttaaaatttcattgtgACGTATAAATTGAACCAAACGAACTCTGTATGTACATAATTCACGATGTCAATTGTTGGTTTGCTGGAAGAGTACctccaaaattattttcatttcgaGCGACGCTGTAAAATTACATTGACTATCATTGAATAAGAtcttttcataaataatgtatttTGTAACGTTTACGATGTGGAAACTGATGTTGCTAAATAGTTAATAATTGTGTACTGTGAAGGTTTCTAGTGACGCTTCGAGCAAATCAACGTATCGACGATGAGCAACGGGCATCGGTGCCAAAGTCGTGAACTGTTTCAGAAACGATAGTCTTTAGAAACGAGTCGCTACGAAGGATTCTCGTTAGCAGAACAAGGAGAGAGAAAGTACAAAGATCATCTTACTTCAAGGACGAGTCTGCTCGATTCATAGCCAAGCAAGGTCGATTCACCTCGAAGAGAAGAGCGGAGTTCCCTGGGGAATCTACCATAGTCTTTTCCCTTATCTCCTTGCTGCCTTAATTCCCTCTTCTATTATTTCCACTCGCTCGAGGTACCTTCTGACACATGACGGAGCGTGAATCGCTTCGAAAGTTCTCGGGAAAAGTATCGCTCTTACGAGTGATTCGATCGTGTTTCGAATAATTGCGTGACACGCTGTATACGTTCGTTTTTACCGCGGTATTCCGAGTATTAAAGGCAGAGAAATTCAGGAAACTCATTTCCATTTGCTGGAACAAAAAATAGCTGCACTGTGTTTCGATCAACATACCTCTCGAACAGCGTGTTTTGTTACAATTCGATAGCGTAGAATTTCGCTGTTTGCATGTGtcgaatttgtaataaaatgttaaatatcgaATTGCTTCGCGTAATGCAAGAATAGCGGGGTCGTGAAAAATTTATAgagattcgatgcgttgcaattccacgcgtggagattcgacacgtagcaattcgatgcgtgagtattccacgcgtggaaattcgacgcgtggagatctgatgggttgtaatttcacgcgtggagattcgacgcatgaagattcgacgcgtggagatttgacGCGTgaagattccacgcgtggagattcgatgcgttgtaatttcacgcgtggagattcgatgcgttgtgatttcacgcgtggagattagatgcgttgtaatttcacgcgtggagattcaacgcgtggagattcgacgcgtgaagaTTTGACGCGTgaagattccacgcgtggagattcgacgcgtggagattcgatgcgttgtaattccacgcgtggaaattcgacgcgtggagattcgacgcgtggagattcgacgcgtggagattcgacgcgtcgagattcgatgcgttgtaattccacgcgtggaaattcgacgcgtggagattcgatgcgttgtaattccacgcgtggaaattcgacgcgtggagattcgatgtgttgtaatttcacgcgtggaaattcaacgcgtggagattcgatgtgttgtaatttcacgcgtggataTTTGACGCGTGAagattcgatgcgttgcaattccatgcgtggaaattcgatttaCTACGGATCGATGTCTCTATTTTTGAAGAATAGATTGGGTTGCCAAACAGCTCTCGGTTCATGTCGAAAAAAGTAATTCCGTAAAAATAACAGCGAATAGGTGATTCGGATTAACTGTCGAAGCGCGTCGTTTCGCAAGCTCTTCCTCTTTTATGGCACCCTTCGAGCCGAAGGGAATTAGTTTAAGGTTGTTCACACGTGCTCGAGATGTACGAGTTTTCGCGAGCTACTTCTTTTCGGTTCGCTAATTTCGAAACGAATTCGCTGGTAATTACAAAACATTGGCCTAACTAGATAGATTGAAGTGgattttttcaattctccacTCTGGCACTATCAGCAAAATTAGGAAACTTGCGTTAAGaaattctagttacgccaatggactCTTTCCAAGTTGAAAAAGAGGATTTCCGAACGGTGAAAAATACAGGATTTCTCTGTTAATATTACTTCTACGTAATCGTTGGTTATTGAAATGCCGATACGAACGGGTAATATCGGAGCAGAGTTTCTGAAACGTTCGCTATTGATTCACGTTGCTTCGCAAGTTCTGGTTAATCCTTCCCAGACACTATCGGCAACGTTATCTACGTTGCGAGAtctttatttgacaatttaagccATCGAGCATCACGAGTACCGATAACGCGGAACTActcgtaatttaaaaaaattagacCCCTCCGATAACGTGGATCAAGAGTGCAAGTTAAATAGAACCACTCGAGAAACGAGGGACAAGTTTTTCGAAAGTTTGCTCGAAATCCTTCGTGCGGtgatcaaatttattatacGTTAAGTGGAAGGCGACGTTAATCGTTTGCTAGAATAATGACCGAAATGTTAGAACAACCGTCGTAAACAACAAGTATTTGATATGTGTGTTAATCCATGCCTGGAGGCGGCACAATATTGTACGAAGGATAATCCCATTTTCCTTACCTCCGGTGACAACGTATCCTCGGTTGATTATAGTCTGCATATCAGATTAATCTGCCGGGTAATATTTACAAACATGATTTTCAATCGCAGTCAAATATTTGTTACACTGAATATTTGAGTTGAATTACAATTTACCGAAAGTACGGTTCAACAATCAACCCTTTAATAGACCTGCAAAGCTTCCATCTACTTGGAAACAAAAGACCGTCGTAATTAAGTTAATGAAGCATTTCCAGAAACAGGCGGCTAACACGACCAAAGGAAGATTAAACTTCTTCCTGTTACGTTTGTATACCGAGTCTCAAAACATAGCCTTTATGACTTGTTATGAAAGTTACATATCATTTTCAACGTCCAATTAAAGTGGAAGCTAAAAAGCTGCATAAACCTGAGTATTCCAAAGGGTACGTTGCAACCGTTCAATACTGGTTATCCGAATAAAATTTCAACTGGAAAGAGAGAAATATAAGTACTCAACGAGAGAAACACGAGAGTACAACTGACTAACGAATTAACGTTAATCACGTACGAGCAATTAACGGGAACTCGGTAGAGAGGTGTGAATCGAGCAATCAAGCGAACATGGAAATTTCATCGTCCAGGAAAACTTATTTCCCCATTTCGTTTTGTTATTTCCGATTCTCTCAATTAATCCATTTCTCATTCGCTGTTCAAACTTTGAGTTTGAAAGATTACACCTTTGTTACATGTTTAGGATCACTTTTCTAGTTTACTTTAATTTTTCGAGGTGTATCATGTACTTTAGGGTACTTTCAGGTACTCAGGGTACTTTAGGgttatatagggtgtttcacaactagtataggtccctgaaatggagagTAGCtgattatgaataaaatttccctttacaaaaatgagatttgaagcttcgtttttgaattattaaggaaagcACGGACTAATCAGAGAGCGAATCtccacacgttgaattaccacgcagcgagttaccacgtgtcgagttaccacgcgccgaattaccacgtatcgagttaccacgcgtcgaattgccacgcgtcgaattaccacgcgtcgaattaccacgcgtcgaattatcatgcgtcgaattaccacgcgtcgaattaccacgcgtcgaattaccatgcgtcgaattgctacgcatcgaattaccgcgcgtggaattgcaacgcatcgaatttccacgcgtggaattgcaacgcatcgaatctccatgcgtcgaattaccacgtgtggaattgcaacgcatcgaatttccacgcgtggaattacaacgcatcgaatctccatgcgtcgaattaccgcgcgtggaattgcaacgcatcgaatttccacgcgtggaattgcaacgcatcgaatctccatgcgtcgaattaccacgtgtggaattgcaacgcatcgaatttccacgcgtggaattacaacgcatcgaatctccatgcgtcgaattaccgcgcgtggaattgcaacgcatcgaatttccacgcgtggaattgcaacgcatcgaatctccatgcgtcgaattaccacgtgtggaattgcaacgcatcgaatttccacgcgtggaattacaacgcatcgaatctccatgcgtcgaattaccacgcgtggaattgcaacgcatcgaatatccacgcgtggaattacaacgcatcgaatttccatgcgtcgaattaccacgcgtggaattgcaacgcatcgaatttccacgcgtggaattgcaacgcatagaatctccatgcgtcgaatttccacgcatggaattgcaacgcatcgaatcaAGTTCTGTGTAATTACCAATATTAAtcgtacaattaatttttaataaaaaagaatttttcacGGTGAGATATTTGCGGAGTGTCACGAATCAGCCATGTGTCGCGTATCGATGTATCGAAGGTATCGTAACGAGTTAATTATGTTACTGAAGACCTCTTAACGGCGAAGAGGACGTAGGCGAGGTGGTTTGATAAAATAAAGCAAAAGGAGGCGTAACCTTGGTACCCTTTGGTCGTTATGGTCGTTAAGCGGCGGCTGGCATGGAATTCGTATTTAATTTCGTTAAACGAAACTGCAGTcgcatttaaattttaatgttcaCGATGCAACGTAGCAGACTATGAGGGCGGAACGTTTAATCGGGATGCTTTTTAATACCGTTGAAAGCGAGACGGAAAACGATTGTAATTCTAATTCCAGATTAAAACAATGTCTCGTTTGCCAGGGAAAACGTCCGCGTTCTTGAAAGCGTCACTCGTTTTACGATCTTGTTACGAATGTTTTCACCGttctttcaaattgttaaattaagtaaattgtaaaatttactgGTTTAAATTTATGGACTCTTAAATTCATGTGTTCTTTAGATTTATTTCatacgtttattaaatatatgatttttcaaattcaattattcttcagatccataaatttctattctaaattcataaactttgCGAACATTAAATTTGCTAATTCGTACttgtataaaatttcaaacttgcaactttcctaaattcctaaatttccacttaCATCAACCAAATTCAAGTTTCACGATTACCAAAGGAATTACGAGTATTACAAGACAGCATAATGAAAAGTTAACAAGAAAATTTCGAAGTGCAATATTATGATCATGAAGAGACGGTTAGGAAGGATATTTGGTGAACTTTGCGACGATATCAGTATGAAGGAGGGGAAACAAGAGCCCACGCACGGTGTATAATATTCGCGAGATGTTTACTATAAGGAAGCGTTTCCCTAAAGATTTTCACACAATTTCCATGTAATCTTGAAGATCCGCTCCGAAACAGCTTGCTCACGGTCTCGGCAGGATTCAATCTTCGCGTCGCTGCGATTAAATATCCCGCTGATATAAAGGTAGATCGTAATTCTCGGAAGCGAAGTCTAGTTTGATATAAAAGTTCGTAAAATCGACTGGAGATGCGCTAAGCAGGATTAACTGGTTACGAAATACGAATTTATTGCGTAGTTAAGCTGCTTCCAAAGTGTCGTCCATTACCGACGAGTTTATCAAACGGGAATTCGATTTCCTTCGACGTTGAGTGGTCATTACAATATAAGCGTACGGGGACATAAAACTGAAGGTCATCCACGCGAGTATAGATTTTCGAATGCAtacgaaattttttttttctcagCTTGCGAATGGTGGTTTTTATTTGTCATAAACggagtaatttgacgcgtgctaattcggtgcgtggtaatcccaagcgtagtaattccatgcgtggtagttccaagcgtggtaattccacgcgtggtagttccaagcgtggtaattccaagcgtgataattccacgcgtggtagttccaagcgtggtaattccacgcgtggtagttccaagcgtggtaaatccacgcatggtaattccaagcATGGTTGTcgcaagcgtggtaattccaagcgtgataattcgacgcgtggtagttccaagcgtggtaattccacgcgtggtagttccaagcgtggtaattccacgcatggtagttccaagcgtggtaattccacgcgtggtagttccaagcgtggtaattccacgcgtggtagttccaagcgtggtaattccacgcatggtagttccaagcgtggtaattccacgcgtggtagttccaagcgtggtaattccacgcgtggtagttccaagcgtggtaattccacgcatggtagttacaagcgtggtaattccacgcgtggtaattccaagcgtggtacttccaagcgtggtagttccaagcgtggtaattccacgcgtggtagattcaagcgtggtaactcaacgcgtggtaattccacacgtggcaattccacgcgtggtaattccacgcttggtaattcaacgcgtggtaattccatgcatggtaattccacgcttagtaattcggcgcatggtaatCTGGCGGGTGGatgttcgacgcgtagtaattcgatacgttgtaattcgacgcgtgaagaTTCGACGCACTCTGATCTCCTACAACGCAATTATACTGAAAATTACTGACCCATCATAAGAAATGCAAGTAACAAAAGTTGGAGATGGATCGTCAAAGATCAAAACCCCATGTTCTTCACCGATAGCTCTGAAAGTGGTCTCCAAACTTTTGATTCCCATTTTCCGAGCAAACCAGAAAGATTTACTTATTGGCTGGTCAAGTAACTTTGAACCGCAGTTTGCTGGTTCTCCGAATAAATGTATTCACCATATATCTTACTATTTGCACATATGTTCTGTGGTATCCTTGTCCAGGAAAGTCGGTCATGCTCGACCAGTTTACTCAGCACTCGACACAGTACGGTCGTTCACGTGACCGTCGATGCAACTTTGCCTCCTTCCGGCCCTCGAAATCCTGCTGGAGACACGTCCTGTGTTGTCCCGTGGCTTGTTCTTCTTGTACATTTCCTTCCATTTCTACGATCGAGGAAAGATTATTTGGATGTTGTATCTTTGAAACGGCTTGAAAGATTGGTCGATGTCTGGGAAAAGAGCTTCGATGGTTCTTGAAAGCATCGAATATCGCTCTGAACGCGTGGCTTCCTCGGAAGGAACAACTCCATTCGCCCTACGTTTGATGGCTTTTATCGAAATGCCTTCGGAAGATTAATCTGATAGATGTGTATTTTATTGTTGCTAGTAAGCCTTCTACTATTTGCTTGctattttatgataatttttatcactgaaaatttaattgggaaatttaagaatttagtaaaATCTGTCCAAgcaaattttactaaaaatccAATCACAGAAATCTTCGTTTTCTAAACTGCAAGCTTCAGCGTTTCGTAAGATACAGCACTCGATGATTTTCTGTTTCCCTATCTTCACGTTTCTCATTTGCTATTGTTGCCAGCTTTTAGGTAATCACTGCTGAAAGAAGGAGAAACAATCCATACCGAAAGCAGCGTTGATTGCGAATTAATCGTCGGTGAACCGTGTGATCATCGTAGGTTTCATGAATGAAAATAGAACAGGTCTTTTCACCGCTCCGATTGATGAACTGACTTTTTAAGGAGACTGACATTAACCTTTGCTGGTATAATCAATAATTTCTCGGATACGTTTGCACAGGTACAATTTTCTACATTCTCGTTTACGACGTAATAACGTATTTTTTGATGGAGATATTACGCCGCTATTGTGAAGAAAAATGTGGTGAAACGCGTTCGTAAATGGAGAGCGCTGAAAGCTCTTTTGATAAATCGAAGACCTTTCGCTCTTTTGTGTCGGCGAAGTGTCGATTTCGCGAAACGAATTGATGCTCAAATAATGTCATTATTGAAGAAGCATAGCAAAATGTACGAGAAAAATGTGGGTCGCAATTTGATCGTTATTTTACCTaccttcaaaattaatattttcaatttctaaatatattccATCGATAAGCAAATTAAAAACGATTCTTTTTCgatttgtttaaaattcattacgcgtcgaattactatgcgccAAAtcttcacgcgtcgaatctccacccgtcgaatttctacgccttgaattactacgcattagatagtTCCACGCAGcatcaccacgcattagaattcaaaaattgtccGATCTACAGCTCCACCTCCGCCCAAACACCCAAAGTCAACAGTAATCTATTTCTCCGTTCGAAGAAGGAAACAAACGATTGTACCTTCCTAAATCACCATGATTCAATGTAGGAAAGCAAGTTGAATTTCAACGAGTTGGACGATTGTTTTTACGCTCGGAGAGATTCGGTGATTTTGTTTCCTCGCATAACAGCGTGAATGAATAACCAAGTGGAACGAATCGTTCGGCTAATCCAAAGAAAGTTATCGGTGCTTTCTTC contains the following coding sequences:
- the LOC100876999 gene encoding somatostatin receptor type 2 produces the protein MNSTVMSTTSVIDYAWKVSQEDSTIQNCEADLPIVSLVNQILYSIVCIVGLLGNTLVIYVVLRFSNMQTVTNMYIVNLAIADECFLIGIPFLVTTMSLRGWIFGKIMCKAYMTTTSINQFTSSIFLFIMSADRYIAVCHPISSPKIRTPFISKVVSLTAWVTSVLFMIPIFLYANAMESERGINCNIYWPTDRGGHTTFTLYTFILGFAIPLILILIFYFLVIRKLQTVGPKNKSKEKKRSQRKVTKLVLTVITVYVLCWLPYWLMQVALIYTPPKQCQSKITITSFLLAGFLSYSNSAMNPILYAFLSDNFKKSFLKACTCAVGKDVNATLHIENSVFPRRNKANAERLQANRLAASGQSRLELEDEDAERGLLISKTSTTTVTMTSRSNITIGNDSKDQPQREKDSMKNGAQLTLLTQV